Proteins encoded by one window of Candidatus Binatia bacterium:
- the smc gene encoding chromosome segregation protein SMC, which translates to MRLKQLELGGFKSFAHRTVLDFPAGIAAVVGPNGCGKSNIVDAIRWVLGEQSPKHLRGDSMEDVIFKGNDRVAPLGMAHVSLTFLNEGPPRVSDPEGLGVSTVPAHLRDLPEITISRRYLRSGESEYFINKTPCRLKDITELFLGTGVGTKAYSIIEQGRVEQLVNAKPEDRRLFIEEAAGTTLYRSRKLAAERKMERTRENLLRVSDVLREVDRQIQYLNRMARRAEQYRSLQEELRHLELQLGSVRWRRLMAAIAAVEAELRESRDAEHGAQERLVACETQREAEALAYTTAEHGLAARREAAAVVDAERQALGERNVLLRKECEERERRRTALDAERGLAVEQRSRAEHSYEDQEQAQAASAAALAADEQRLAAREAELEEGRFRLALASAEVEDLKASLVGLAAREAEGRNVVATQTRRREEADRRAERARSEQEESSGRLAALDAEDARQRAVVADLRDRLHRAEGEREQRAERVRTLAGEGRDWARKAQASRDVLVQARSRWQSLRDLQSNYEGYQRGVRSVLLDEQRAEGVLGVVGEVIGVAAEHERALAAALGDRLQYVIVEQADVGLGAVSRLRSQDSGRGSFIPLTPRRVPVNGNGAARMNGTTRPLLDLVDVEEPYRLVAETLLGDVVLVPDLDAGLSLWRQNGIHVTMVTPSGEVIDATGVITGGSERPLEEAILARRRVLAELEAEAAAAEAELAEAEREMRCLDAEISREEAALKVLSADAHALTVELVAGEKALERLEAERPRWIDRLEVARFEAAAAASEAADSALLLTEACRQAEALATERAEVEGRLRECQGRTSEGAARVDALNREVLALRVGVAQGRERIESARAAIDALGTRIGELRDREATLGREIERTDQERATLDAAAAEAAAGALRLAEERAAIEAEVNAARAAVEAAAGALAAQEQRARALRDEIGSFRARAGQLEIAAAEDRLRAEHLSRTIEERYAVVLADEPAVELDVAEDEAQARLDGLREKLGRFGEVNVAAIAEVQDLEERARFLRTQKDDLERSLGDLDRTIQRLNRASKARFAETFAAVNERFQALVPRLFRGGEARLVLTDDRDILASGVDIVVRPPGKRVESIASLSGGEKALVAVGLIFSLFLINPTPFCFLDEVDAPLDDANIGRFTELVEEVSQHSQFIVITHNKRTMQAAGVLYGVTMEEPGLSKIISVSMR; encoded by the coding sequence ATGCGGCTCAAGCAATTAGAGCTCGGCGGTTTCAAGTCATTCGCACATCGAACGGTACTCGACTTCCCCGCCGGAATCGCGGCGGTGGTGGGGCCGAACGGTTGCGGCAAGTCGAACATCGTAGACGCCATTCGGTGGGTCTTGGGCGAGCAGAGCCCGAAGCACCTGCGGGGCGATTCGATGGAAGACGTCATCTTCAAGGGAAACGACCGTGTTGCGCCGCTGGGGATGGCCCACGTGTCCCTCACGTTCCTGAACGAGGGACCGCCGCGGGTGAGTGATCCGGAGGGTCTGGGCGTGTCGACGGTTCCGGCGCACCTCCGCGACCTCCCGGAGATCACGATCTCACGGCGCTACCTGCGCTCCGGCGAATCGGAGTATTTCATCAACAAGACACCGTGTCGGCTGAAGGACATCACGGAGTTGTTTCTCGGGACCGGGGTCGGTACCAAGGCGTACTCGATAATCGAACAGGGCCGGGTCGAACAACTCGTCAACGCCAAGCCGGAGGACCGCCGGTTGTTCATAGAGGAAGCCGCCGGCACCACCCTCTACCGGAGCCGTAAGCTGGCCGCGGAGCGTAAGATGGAGCGCACCCGCGAGAACCTTCTTCGGGTAAGCGACGTCTTGCGTGAGGTCGACCGGCAAATCCAGTACCTCAACCGCATGGCGCGCCGTGCTGAGCAGTACCGCTCGCTCCAGGAAGAGCTGCGGCACCTGGAGTTGCAGCTCGGCAGTGTCAGGTGGCGCCGATTGATGGCGGCGATCGCGGCGGTCGAGGCCGAGCTCCGGGAGAGCCGCGATGCCGAACACGGTGCGCAGGAGCGGCTGGTGGCATGCGAGACGCAGAGGGAGGCGGAGGCGCTTGCGTATACCACGGCCGAGCATGGTCTGGCGGCGCGGCGGGAAGCCGCAGCGGTGGTCGATGCCGAACGACAGGCTTTGGGCGAACGCAATGTGCTCTTGCGCAAGGAGTGCGAGGAGCGGGAGCGGAGGCGCACGGCCCTCGATGCGGAGCGAGGTCTGGCGGTCGAGCAACGTTCACGCGCCGAGCACTCGTACGAAGACCAGGAGCAGGCACAGGCGGCGAGTGCGGCGGCTTTGGCGGCCGACGAACAGCGACTGGCTGCCCGTGAGGCGGAGCTGGAAGAGGGGCGGTTCCGGCTGGCGCTCGCGAGCGCGGAAGTCGAGGATCTCAAGGCTTCGCTGGTCGGACTTGCGGCGCGCGAAGCGGAAGGACGCAACGTCGTTGCCACGCAGACGCGGCGACGCGAGGAGGCGGATCGCCGGGCCGAAAGGGCGCGCAGCGAGCAGGAGGAGTCGAGCGGCCGCCTCGCCGCGTTAGACGCGGAGGATGCGCGTCAGCGTGCCGTGGTGGCGGACCTGCGGGATCGACTCCATCGTGCGGAAGGCGAGCGCGAGCAGCGGGCCGAGCGGGTTCGTACGCTGGCTGGCGAAGGTCGCGACTGGGCCCGAAAGGCCCAGGCGTCCCGCGACGTGCTGGTGCAGGCGCGTTCGCGGTGGCAGTCGCTGCGGGACCTGCAAAGCAATTACGAGGGGTACCAGCGTGGCGTCCGGTCGGTGTTGCTCGACGAGCAGCGCGCCGAGGGCGTGCTGGGCGTCGTCGGCGAAGTCATCGGCGTGGCCGCGGAGCACGAGCGGGCTTTGGCGGCCGCGCTCGGCGACCGACTGCAGTACGTTATCGTCGAGCAGGCAGATGTAGGGCTGGGTGCCGTGTCGCGCCTGCGTTCGCAGGACTCGGGGCGGGGTAGTTTCATTCCGCTGACCCCGAGACGGGTGCCGGTCAATGGCAACGGTGCGGCACGTATGAATGGCACCACGCGACCGTTGCTCGACCTTGTCGACGTCGAAGAACCCTATCGGCTGGTCGCCGAGACGCTGCTCGGCGACGTGGTGCTGGTGCCAGACCTCGATGCCGGCCTGTCGTTGTGGCGGCAAAACGGCATTCACGTCACCATGGTCACACCGTCCGGCGAGGTCATCGATGCCACGGGAGTGATTACCGGAGGTAGCGAAAGGCCGTTGGAGGAAGCGATTCTGGCGCGTCGCCGCGTGCTCGCCGAGCTCGAAGCCGAAGCGGCGGCCGCCGAGGCGGAGTTGGCCGAGGCTGAGCGAGAGATGCGGTGCCTCGACGCGGAAATCAGCCGGGAGGAAGCGGCGCTCAAGGTTCTCAGCGCGGATGCCCACGCCCTGACGGTCGAGCTGGTGGCAGGGGAGAAGGCTCTCGAACGACTCGAGGCCGAACGCCCGCGCTGGATCGACCGCCTCGAGGTTGCGCGGTTCGAGGCGGCCGCGGCGGCGTCGGAAGCGGCGGATAGCGCGTTATTGCTGACCGAGGCCTGCCGACAGGCCGAAGCCTTGGCGACCGAGCGTGCCGAAGTCGAGGGGCGCCTGAGGGAGTGCCAGGGGCGGACGTCAGAAGGCGCGGCGCGGGTGGATGCGCTGAATCGGGAGGTGTTGGCCTTGCGGGTAGGGGTGGCGCAAGGTCGTGAGCGCATCGAGTCGGCCCGCGCTGCGATCGACGCGTTGGGGACGCGGATTGGGGAGCTCCGGGACCGCGAGGCGACGCTGGGGCGTGAGATCGAAAGGACCGATCAGGAGCGCGCCACTCTGGACGCTGCCGCTGCCGAGGCCGCGGCCGGCGCGTTGAGGTTGGCGGAAGAGCGGGCGGCGATCGAGGCGGAGGTGAACGCGGCGCGCGCGGCGGTCGAGGCCGCAGCCGGTGCACTGGCGGCGCAGGAACAGCGTGCGCGCGCACTGCGAGATGAGATCGGATCGTTTCGGGCGCGGGCTGGGCAGCTCGAGATCGCCGCAGCGGAGGATCGGTTGCGCGCCGAACATCTCAGCCGTACGATCGAGGAGCGATACGCGGTCGTGTTGGCGGACGAGCCTGCGGTGGAGCTCGACGTCGCCGAGGACGAAGCCCAGGCACGGCTTGATGGGTTGCGGGAAAAGCTTGGGCGCTTCGGTGAAGTCAATGTCGCGGCGATTGCCGAGGTGCAGGATCTGGAAGAGCGCGCCCGCTTTCTGCGCACGCAGAAGGATGATCTCGAACGGTCTCTGGGCGACCTCGATCGCACCATTCAGCGTCTCAACCGGGCTTCCAAGGCGAGGTTTGCCGAAACGTTTGCGGCCGTTAACGAACGCTTCCAGGCGCTTGTGCCGCGCCTGTTCCGCGGCGGTGAGGCGCGGTTGGTGCTGACGGACGATCGCGATATTCTTGCTTCTGGGGTCGATATCGTCGTGCGTCCGCCGGGCAAGCGGGTGGAGTCGATCGCGTCGTTGTCGGGCGGCGAGAAGGCGCTGGTGGCGGTCGGCTTGATCTTCTCGCTGTTTCTGATCAACCCGACACCGTTCTGCTTTCTCGACGAGGTGGACGCGCCTTTGGACGACGCCAACATCGGCCGCTTCACCGAACTCGTCGAGGAGGTGAGCCAGCATTCCCAGTTTATCGTGATCACGCACAACAAGCGGACGATGCAGGCTGCCGGCGTTCTGTACGGGGTTACAATGGAGGAGCCGGGTCTGTCGAAGATCATTTCGGTGTCGATGCGGTAA
- a CDS encoding HNH endonuclease codes for MSAGVTVLNTKVLVLNRAFLPIQITSVRRAFSLLYQGIARAVNEEYRTFDFESWADVSASVHDDTIGLVNRVIRVPRVILLLAFDRVPRRQVRFSRFNIYLRDRNTCQYCGRKFARTELNLDHVLPRSQGGLSLWENVVCSCHECNRRKGGRTPEQAGMRLLREAARPDWTPFMLQTFSLRRYREWAPFLSAVDVSYWNVELEP; via the coding sequence ATGTCTGCCGGCGTTACCGTTCTCAATACGAAGGTTCTGGTGTTGAATCGGGCGTTCCTGCCCATTCAAATCACCTCTGTTCGCCGTGCGTTTTCTCTTTTGTATCAGGGAATTGCGCGTGCGGTTAATGAGGAGTACCGGACTTTCGATTTCGAAAGCTGGGCGGATGTCTCTGCGTCGGTGCATGACGATACCATCGGTCTGGTGAATCGGGTGATCCGGGTCCCGCGAGTCATCTTGCTGCTGGCATTCGACCGGGTGCCGCGCCGTCAGGTGCGCTTCAGTCGCTTCAATATCTATTTGCGTGACCGCAACACCTGCCAATATTGCGGCCGCAAGTTCGCTCGGACGGAACTGAATCTGGATCACGTCCTGCCGCGCTCGCAAGGGGGTCTGTCGCTTTGGGAGAACGTGGTTTGTTCTTGTCACGAATGCAACCGGCGCAAGGGTGGGCGGACGCCGGAGCAGGCGGGCATGCGGTTGTTGCGGGAAGCGGCACGGCCGGACTGGACCCCGTTCATGCTCCAGACCTTCAGTCTGCGGCGGTATCGGGAGTGGGCGCCGTTTCTTTCCGCGGTGGACGTTTCGTACTGGAACGTGGAGCTGGAGCCATAA
- a CDS encoding TIGR03960 family B12-binding radical SAM protein: MRAAYEAILARVERPGRYLGNERGMIRKDTASVTVRFGLAFPDVYEIAQSHPGLQILYDLLNRRPDTYAERVYAPWFDLEAELRAAKLPLVTLETATPLRDLDVLGFTLQYELTYTNVLAMLDLGGIPLHSADRGPEDPLVIAGGPCAFNPEPLADFLDAVVLGDGEEVIHDICDRVAAWDGANRPDLLAELARVRGVYIPAFFSPRYGSKGQLVSIEPLRPGYDRVEKRVVADLNTIPLQQSFIVPTVPIVHDRPSLEVMRGCVKGCRFCQAGYIYRPLRERDPRRVLTQAESAVRQTGQDEVSLLSLSTGDYSCVNPLLTELMNRLAAQRIAVSLPSTRVDALAPPLLEQIKRVRKTGFTLAPEVGTQRLRDVIQKAYDEAELIEASAQISALGWRALKLYFMLGLPSETEDDLLGIVELTHKVASAGNFRTEVTASVSNFVPKAHTPFQWAPQISVREIEARQELLRRELRKRNLRFRWHDARLSWIEGIFSRGDRRTGNILLAAYRQGCRFDGWSDHSRADLWEAALRDTGTEPSAHLRRRLLDEVLPWDHLSCGVTKDFLQRELAGAFERTLTPDCSVSRCTYCGACDFTTVRNIDYHLTGAKAAEHRGQAIAHWAGDVVGTTDEGGWEPRRWQKLHTKEPAALATSLSERHIAAHADAPSSRRQSAPGPTRGLGTAEAWLSADGESIRPPVRGGTAPAIARIRLQYAKLRSARYIGALELTNLFYRAARRARVPVAFSQGFHPLPRFAFGPALPLGVESACELIDIDLTDNLPANDVANALGNEMPDGIEIRGATSIPLSTPSVTSQIVAFQYSVDVRFGAMSDARARVQARVAAFWAQDAFPIEKHGRNGPRRVDARKFVSHLALTDRALDMTVAFGADGTLKPSDLLAAVLGIDSTTARALPVRKIATVFHDRVESAPVSASGG; the protein is encoded by the coding sequence ATGCGCGCCGCGTACGAAGCGATACTTGCCCGTGTGGAGCGTCCCGGCCGCTACCTGGGCAACGAACGCGGCATGATCCGTAAGGACACCGCCTCAGTTACCGTCCGCTTCGGCCTCGCCTTCCCCGACGTCTACGAGATCGCCCAATCCCATCCGGGTCTGCAGATTCTTTACGACTTGTTGAACCGGCGACCCGACACCTACGCCGAACGGGTCTACGCGCCATGGTTCGACCTGGAAGCCGAGCTGCGAGCCGCGAAGCTTCCTTTGGTCACATTGGAGACCGCAACGCCGTTGCGCGATCTTGACGTGCTCGGCTTCACACTCCAGTACGAGCTCACCTACACCAACGTGCTCGCCATGCTCGATCTGGGCGGCATCCCGCTGCACAGCGCCGACAGGGGCCCCGAGGACCCCTTGGTGATCGCCGGTGGCCCCTGCGCCTTCAACCCCGAACCGCTCGCCGACTTTCTGGACGCAGTGGTCCTCGGGGACGGCGAGGAAGTCATTCACGATATCTGCGATCGGGTGGCAGCCTGGGACGGCGCCAACCGCCCCGATCTGCTCGCTGAACTGGCCCGCGTGCGCGGCGTCTACATCCCGGCCTTCTTCTCACCGCGCTACGGCAGCAAGGGACAACTGGTATCCATCGAGCCGCTTCGCCCCGGCTACGACCGGGTGGAAAAGCGCGTCGTCGCCGATCTCAATACCATCCCGCTCCAGCAGAGCTTCATCGTCCCGACGGTACCGATTGTCCACGACCGACCGAGTCTCGAAGTCATGCGCGGTTGCGTCAAGGGATGTCGCTTCTGCCAGGCTGGATACATCTACCGACCGTTGCGCGAACGTGACCCGCGACGTGTACTGACGCAGGCCGAGAGTGCCGTCCGTCAGACCGGGCAGGATGAGGTGTCGCTGCTGAGCCTGAGCACCGGAGATTACAGTTGTGTCAATCCGCTGTTGACCGAACTTATGAACCGGCTGGCAGCGCAGCGCATAGCCGTCTCCCTACCCTCGACGCGCGTCGATGCCCTGGCGCCTCCGCTGCTCGAGCAGATCAAGCGGGTTCGCAAGACGGGTTTCACGCTCGCCCCGGAAGTCGGCACCCAGCGCCTGCGCGACGTGATCCAGAAGGCATACGACGAGGCCGAGTTGATCGAGGCCTCCGCGCAGATCTCCGCTCTCGGTTGGCGCGCCCTGAAGTTATATTTCATGCTGGGCCTGCCGAGCGAGACCGAAGACGATCTCCTCGGCATCGTGGAGTTGACGCACAAGGTGGCTTCGGCTGGCAACTTCCGCACCGAGGTAACTGCCAGCGTTTCCAACTTCGTCCCCAAGGCCCACACGCCGTTTCAGTGGGCACCCCAGATCTCGGTTCGCGAAATCGAGGCCCGCCAGGAATTGCTGCGCCGGGAACTACGCAAGCGCAATCTGCGCTTCCGTTGGCACGATGCGCGTCTGTCGTGGATCGAGGGGATCTTCTCGCGCGGAGATCGCCGCACCGGCAACATCCTGCTCGCGGCTTATCGGCAAGGTTGTCGCTTCGACGGGTGGTCGGACCACAGCCGCGCGGACCTGTGGGAGGCCGCACTCCGAGACACCGGCACCGAACCGAGCGCTCACCTGAGACGCCGCTTGTTGGACGAAGTGCTCCCGTGGGATCATCTGAGCTGCGGCGTAACGAAGGACTTCCTCCAACGCGAATTGGCTGGCGCGTTCGAACGTACACTTACGCCGGATTGCAGCGTGTCCCGTTGCACATACTGCGGGGCTTGCGACTTCACGACCGTTCGTAACATCGATTACCACCTCACCGGCGCTAAGGCCGCAGAGCACCGCGGCCAAGCCATAGCGCACTGGGCCGGCGACGTGGTGGGAACCACCGACGAGGGGGGGTGGGAACCGCGCAGGTGGCAGAAGCTTCACACCAAAGAGCCGGCCGCGCTCGCCACCAGCCTGTCGGAGCGTCACATAGCCGCACACGCGGATGCCCCGTCGTCCCGGCGGCAATCAGCCCCCGGCCCAACCCGTGGCCTGGGCACCGCCGAGGCATGGCTGTCCGCCGATGGTGAATCGATACGGCCGCCCGTCCGGGGCGGCACCGCGCCGGCGATCGCCCGCATCAGGCTCCAGTACGCCAAGCTACGCAGCGCCCGCTATATCGGCGCTCTGGAGCTGACGAATCTCTTCTACCGTGCCGCCCGACGTGCGCGCGTTCCAGTCGCCTTCTCCCAGGGATTCCACCCGCTGCCGCGCTTCGCGTTCGGGCCGGCTCTCCCGCTCGGCGTAGAGAGCGCCTGCGAACTGATCGACATCGATCTAACCGACAACCTACCGGCGAACGACGTCGCGAACGCTCTCGGCAACGAGATGCCCGACGGGATCGAGATCCGCGGCGCCACATCCATCCCCCTGTCCACCCCGAGCGTGACCTCGCAGATCGTCGCCTTTCAGTACTCGGTCGATGTCCGCTTCGGGGCGATGAGCGATGCCCGCGCGCGGGTGCAAGCGCGGGTCGCCGCTTTTTGGGCACAGGACGCCTTCCCGATCGAAAAGCACGGCCGCAACGGTCCGCGACGCGTCGATGCACGCAAGTTCGTGTCGCACCTGGCTCTGACCGACCGAGCGCTCGACATGACCGTCGCCTTCGGGGCCGACGGCACCCTCAAGCCGAGCGACTTGCTTGCGGCTGTGCTGGGCATCGACAGCACCACAGCCCGCGCGCTGCCGGTGCGGAAAATCGCTACCGTATTCCACGACCGCGTGGAGTCCGCCCCGGTATCCGCCAGCGGAGGCTGA
- a CDS encoding Rne/Rng family ribonuclease, with the protein MAREIVINAAPFETRVALLEKQRLVEIFIERSHDRGIAGNIYKGIVTRVLPGMQAAFVDIGLEKAAFLHGSDLLIDIGDEFIADDGGTPIDVLTDENAHDTRTAQRRVPIEDRLRKGQEILVQVAKPPLGTKGARVTSLISLPGRYLVYTPSSAHIGVSRRIEDETERARLKDLVLGERPPEGGFIIRTACEGLSRREIQGDIKFLQKLWNRISSRSERAGAPTVLHADMDLVLRTVRDLFTTDTQRLVVDSEHEHQRILEFVDTVMPRLKNRIEYDDVAEPIFDRYGIETQINRALERKVWLKSGGYIVIDHTEALTVVDVNTGRYVGKQNQEETILKTNLEAVRVIVEQVRLRNIGGLIVIDFIDMEEAASQNLVVEALQEALKRDKARSKLLPLSELGLIEMTRKRARESLVQVLCAPCATCEGRGHVKATATIAYEVLRRIQREGALNASVAQITVHVHPAVADFLRRNEEQSLQMLETRLDKKIAVKVSPDMSEDRYEVTAVEAAA; encoded by the coding sequence ATGGCGCGCGAGATCGTCATCAACGCAGCACCCTTCGAAACCAGGGTGGCCCTGCTCGAAAAGCAGCGCCTCGTGGAGATCTTCATTGAACGCTCCCACGACCGTGGCATCGCTGGCAACATCTACAAGGGCATCGTCACGCGCGTGCTACCGGGCATGCAGGCCGCCTTCGTCGACATCGGCCTCGAGAAGGCTGCCTTCCTGCACGGCTCTGACCTGTTAATCGACATCGGGGACGAGTTCATCGCCGACGATGGCGGCACTCCAATCGACGTCCTGACCGATGAGAATGCGCACGATACGCGCACTGCGCAGCGCCGTGTGCCGATCGAAGACCGCCTCAGGAAAGGGCAGGAAATACTCGTTCAGGTCGCCAAGCCGCCACTCGGAACCAAGGGCGCCCGCGTCACGTCGCTGATCTCCCTCCCGGGGCGCTACCTCGTCTATACCCCGTCGTCGGCGCACATCGGGGTTTCCCGTCGCATCGAAGACGAAACCGAACGGGCGCGGCTCAAGGATCTGGTGCTCGGCGAACGGCCGCCAGAGGGCGGATTCATCATCCGCACCGCCTGCGAAGGCTTATCGCGACGCGAGATTCAGGGGGATATAAAGTTCCTGCAAAAGCTGTGGAACCGCATCTCATCCCGTAGCGAACGTGCCGGCGCCCCGACCGTCCTGCACGCGGACATGGACCTCGTCTTGCGCACCGTTCGCGATCTCTTCACGACGGACACCCAGCGACTGGTCGTCGACAGCGAGCACGAGCACCAACGCATCCTGGAGTTCGTGGACACCGTCATGCCTCGCCTGAAGAACCGGATCGAATACGACGATGTCGCCGAACCTATTTTCGACCGTTACGGCATCGAGACCCAGATCAACCGCGCCCTCGAACGCAAGGTTTGGCTCAAGTCCGGGGGCTATATCGTCATCGACCACACCGAAGCGTTGACGGTCGTCGACGTGAATACCGGCAGGTACGTCGGCAAACAAAACCAGGAAGAGACGATCCTAAAGACGAATCTCGAAGCGGTCCGTGTCATCGTCGAACAGGTTCGGCTGCGGAACATCGGCGGCCTCATCGTCATCGACTTCATCGACATGGAGGAGGCCGCAAGTCAGAACCTCGTTGTCGAGGCTTTGCAGGAAGCACTGAAACGCGACAAGGCGCGATCGAAGCTCTTGCCCCTATCCGAGTTGGGGCTGATCGAGATGACCCGCAAGCGAGCTCGGGAAAGCCTGGTGCAGGTCTTGTGCGCCCCGTGTGCGACCTGCGAGGGGCGCGGTCACGTGAAGGCCACGGCGACGATCGCCTACGAGGTATTGCGCAGAATTCAGCGCGAAGGCGCCCTCAACGCATCCGTTGCCCAGATTACGGTTCACGTGCACCCCGCGGTCGCAGACTTCCTCCGGCGCAACGAGGAGCAGTCCCTCCAGATGCTGGAAACCAGGCTCGACAAAAAGATAGCCGTCAAAGTCAGCCCCGACATGAGCGAAGACCGCTACGAGGTCACCGCCGTCGAGGCCGCCGCCTGA
- a CDS encoding 2-oxoacid:acceptor oxidoreductase subunit alpha, with product MGAPQSTAKAAQASKIIEERESVVIRFAGDSGDGMQVAGMQFTTESAVAGNDLSTLPDFPAEIRAPAGTLGGVSGFQVHISSQEVFTPGDELDVLVAMNPAALKVNIADLRPNGILIVDTEAFSEQNLKKAEYTGNPLTDGSLDRFRVFQVDIARLTQATLKDALLPARTVSRCKNFFALGLVSWLFHRPLEPTEKWIEQRFAKSADLANANLKVLRSGYNFGETTEMFTSSYEVRPARIAPGTYRNITGNTASALGFVLAAHRAGLPLFLGSYPITPASEILHELAAFKNFRVYTFQAEDEIAGVGSALGAAFGGAVAVTTTSGPGMCLKAETINLAVSVELPLVIANVQRGGPSTGLPTKTEQADLLMAIYGRNSDSPVPVLAAATPADCFATAFEAVRIAVKYMTPVILLTDGYLANGAEPWLLPEIDDLPAIPARFRTDPEGFFPYLRDPETLSRPWVVPGTPGLEHRIGGIEKEYLTGNVSYAPVNHEQMVRVRARKVAGIAAEIPPTQVHGPDHGDLLIVGWGSTYGSIAAAVRQAHSEGRKVAHVHLRYVNPLPPDLGDIIRRFKKILVPEMNLGQLVKLLRAEYLVDAVGLNKIQGLPLKVSEISARIARMLED from the coding sequence ATGGGCGCACCACAGAGCACCGCAAAGGCTGCTCAAGCATCGAAGATCATTGAAGAACGCGAGTCCGTGGTAATCCGCTTTGCGGGCGATTCCGGCGACGGCATGCAGGTCGCCGGCATGCAGTTCACCACCGAATCCGCCGTCGCGGGCAACGACCTCAGCACGTTGCCGGATTTCCCCGCAGAGATTCGCGCTCCGGCGGGCACCTTGGGTGGAGTCTCCGGATTCCAGGTCCATATCTCGAGCCAGGAGGTCTTCACGCCCGGCGACGAACTCGACGTGCTGGTGGCGATGAATCCCGCGGCCCTCAAGGTCAATATTGCGGACCTGCGTCCTAACGGCATCCTGATCGTCGACACGGAGGCGTTTAGCGAACAGAACCTCAAGAAGGCCGAGTACACTGGCAACCCCCTCACCGATGGCTCTCTCGACCGCTTTCGAGTGTTCCAGGTCGATATCGCCAGGCTCACCCAGGCAACCTTAAAGGATGCCCTCCTGCCTGCCAGAACCGTGAGTCGTTGTAAGAACTTCTTCGCCCTCGGCCTCGTGTCTTGGCTCTTTCACCGTCCCCTCGAACCCACCGAAAAGTGGATCGAACAGCGCTTTGCCAAGAGCGCCGATCTCGCCAACGCCAACCTCAAAGTACTGCGCTCGGGTTACAACTTCGGCGAAACGACCGAGATGTTCACGAGCTCTTACGAGGTGCGGCCGGCGCGAATCGCCCCGGGCACGTACCGCAACATCACCGGCAACACCGCCTCGGCGCTGGGTTTCGTGCTGGCGGCACATCGCGCCGGTCTGCCGCTGTTCCTCGGCAGCTACCCGATCACGCCGGCGAGCGAGATCCTGCACGAACTGGCCGCCTTCAAGAACTTCCGCGTGTACACGTTCCAGGCCGAGGACGAGATCGCCGGCGTCGGCAGCGCCCTCGGCGCGGCCTTCGGGGGCGCCGTGGCGGTTACGACGACCAGCGGTCCCGGCATGTGCCTGAAGGCGGAGACCATCAACCTGGCAGTCAGCGTCGAATTGCCGCTGGTTATCGCCAACGTGCAGCGTGGCGGGCCCAGCACCGGCTTGCCAACCAAGACCGAACAAGCCGACCTCCTGATGGCCATATACGGACGGAACAGCGACTCACCCGTGCCGGTGCTAGCGGCAGCGACGCCTGCCGACTGCTTCGCCACCGCGTTCGAGGCCGTTCGTATCGCCGTGAAGTACATGACACCGGTGATCCTGCTTACCGACGGCTACCTGGCTAACGGCGCCGAGCCCTGGCTGCTGCCGGAGATCGATGATCTACCAGCGATACCGGCACGATTCCGCACCGATCCCGAAGGCTTCTTCCCCTATCTCCGCGACCCGGAAACCTTGTCGCGCCCCTGGGTCGTACCCGGAACCCCCGGTCTCGAACACCGCATCGGTGGAATCGAGAAGGAGTACCTGACCGGTAACGTCAGCTACGCGCCCGTTAACCACGAGCAGATGGTTCGTGTGCGGGCTCGCAAGGTCGCCGGCATTGCCGCCGAGATCCCACCCACGCAAGTCCATGGCCCAGACCACGGCGATCTCCTGATCGTCGGCTGGGGCAGCACCTACGGGTCGATCGCCGCCGCAGTCAGGCAGGCCCACAGCGAAGGCCGCAAGGTCGCCCACGTCCATCTGCGATACGTCAATCCGCTTCCGCCGGACCTCGGCGACATCATCCGCCGCTTCAAGAAAATCCTGGTTCCGGAAATGAACCTCGGCCAGCTCGTCAAGCTCCTGCGGGCCGAGTATCTCGTCGACGCCGTTGGCCTCAACAAGATTCAGGGCCTCCCCCTCAAGGTATCCGAAATCAGCGCGCGCATCGCGCGCATGCTCGAGGACTGA